The following are encoded in a window of Peromyscus leucopus breed LL Stock chromosome X, UCI_PerLeu_2.1, whole genome shotgun sequence genomic DNA:
- the Mageb16 gene encoding melanoma-associated antigen B16: MSQRQKNPECAADQGQTCDETQGLQVAAVSSDMEEPCTSSHLMASSLKGQTCEETQGLQVAAVSNDMEEPCSSSHLMASSLKSQPCKQTQGLNITQVTRDAEEPCTSSHSLMASYQNDPADETPSTSRGLQSPCASSGANLSNQQVQGYPTYPTFQQNTMNVPMMSVDNKVDFLVNYMLYKYQMREIMSMTDILRLIVREDQYRYHEILMRAAERMEMVFGLDVKEVDPVNHCYALFIKLGLTYDGMRSDEYSFPKTGFLILILGVVFMKGNRATEDEIWEVLNPMGIYSGMNHFVFGDPRKLITDEFVKEQYLVYQPVANSNPVQYEYVWGPRARFETSKMKVLEFVAKVHGTDPTAFQSQYEEALIEEEERTLTMILNSAGPRSSSGASSSAMGSSFPHI, translated from the coding sequence ATGTCTCAACGTCAAAAGAATCCAGAATGTGCAGCTGACCAAGGCCAGACCTGTGATGAGACCCAGGGCCTACAGGTTGCAGCAGTCTCCAGCGATATGGAGGAGCCATGTACCTCCTCTCATCTTATGGCTAGTAGTCTGAAGGGCCAAACTTGTGAGGAGACCCAGGGCCTACAGGTTGCAGCCGTCTCTAATGATATGGAGGAACCATGTTCCTCCTCTCATCTTATGGCTAGTAGTCTGAAGTCTCAGCCCTGTAAGCAGACTCAGGGCCTAAATATTACACAGGTCACCAGGGATGCGGAGGAGCCATGTACCTCCTCTCATTCTCTGATGGCTAGCTACCAGAATGATCCTGCAGATGAGACACCCAGTACTTCTAGGGGTCTTCAGAGTCCCTGTGCCTCTTCAGGTGCGAATCTTAGCAACCAACAAGTGCAGGGCTATCCAACCTATCCAACATTTCAGCAAAATACCATGAATGTACCTATGATGAGTGTTGATAATAAAGTTGATTTCTTGGTGAATTACATGCTATACAAGTATCAGATGAGAGAGATAATGAGCATGACTGATATATTGAGACTCATTGTAAGAGAGGATCAATATCGTTACCATGAAATCCTCATGAGAGCTGCTGAACGCATGGAAATGGTCTTTGGTTTGGATGTAAAGGAAGTAGACCCTGTCAACCACTGCTATGCTCTCTTTATCAAACTAGGTCTCACCTATGATGGGATGCGTAGTGATGAGTATAGCTTTCCTAAGACTGGTTTCCTGATACTCATCCTAGGGGTAGTATTCATGAAAGGCAACCGTGCCACTGAAGACGAGATTTGGGAAGTGTTGAATCCAATGGGGATCTATTCTGGGATGAATCATTTCGTCTTTGGTGACCCTAGGAAGCTGATAACCGATGAGTTTGTGAAGGAGCAGTACCTGGTGTACCAGCCAGTAGCCAATAGCAATCCTGTACAGTATGAATATGTGTGGGGTCCCCGGGCTCGATTTGAAACTAGTAAGATGAAAGTGTTAGAGTTTGTGGCCAAGGTTCATGGGACAGACCCTACTGCATTCCAGTCTCAGTATGAAGAGGCTCtgatagaagaagaagagagaacccTTACCATGATTTTAAACAGTGCTGGCCCGAGATCTAGTTCTGGTGCAAGTTCTAGTGCCATGGGCAGCAGCTTCCCTCATATCTAG